The nucleotide window TTGCTCTCGCAATAACTTTTATGATATATTTCATGCTGGGTTTAGAATTAGTTAGAGTATATTTACCTTATCCATTCTTTGGTCTTAAATACGTTTTAGCGGAAGTTCCCGTTTTATACCCATCTCTATTTGATAGTATATCTGTACAACTGACACAGCTTTTCATATATAATGAGCTACCTAAAGGCGTGAAATTGATAATCATAAATTTGTTCGATCCACTTTTCGCATCCTTTTATATTTCCCTGTATCTGGCAATATTTACTACAATCCCTATCATTGTAAGGGAAATTTGGGCATTTGTAGCTCCAGGATTATATGAACATGAGAAGAAACTTTTCAAGAGTATAATATTTCCTGCCTTTTTATTGTTTGCCTTAGGTTCTGCCTTTGCTTACTTTCTTCTTATTCCCTTAATGTTAAGAATAATACTCTTATATGCTACTGCTTTAGGTTCTGCAGTGGAGCCAACTTTAGGCCTAAGGTCCTTTGTAAGTACAGTAATGACATTGCTAATTGCTACTGGATTGTCTTTTGAACTACCCTTAATAATGGGCGGCTTAACGGGCGTTGGAGTTGTAAAGTCAATTACGTGGCTTAAAAATTGGAGATGGGGAGTTCTAGTATCCTTTATTATCGCATGGATAATTTCACCAGGTACAACTGGAGGTATAATAGAAACAGTAATAGGAATAACCTTATCTACCCTATATTTTATTGGTGCATTAATAAGTAAGTTTATGGAAAAGGGTAGGAAGAAAGAATCCCAGAAAACTTTGGAAAGAATTTAGAAAAATTACGTGATTCGGTTTATGAAGTTTTAACCATACGACTAAGGCAGCCGATAGAATAAACTTCAATTTAATATTTTCTTATTCTAACTGAGCCAAAAAATTTATAGTTTGGATAGTCTATCCAGACATTATGCCAAGCGTAAAAGCGATTGGTACGATAGTAGCTATAATTATAGTAGTGAGTGTAATTTCCGTCTACTATTATTACAAGAGTTCTTCTACATTACAACCGGCTACTGTTAACAATAATCTTAGAATTGTATCATTAGCACCTAGTGATACACAAATTCTAATAAGTTTAGGCTTAGGTAAATATATAGTGGGAACTGATTACTATTCATACCAGTTATTGCAATCTCTTAACCTCACAAAGGA belongs to Saccharolobus solfataricus and includes:
- the tatC gene encoding twin-arginine translocase subunit TatC, with translation MTERTREVEKLEERPLIEHLRELAYRLRRILIALAITFMIYFMLGLELVRVYLPYPFFGLKYVLAEVPVLYPSLFDSISVQLTQLFIYNELPKGVKLIIINLFDPLFASFYISLYLAIFTTIPIIVREIWAFVAPGLYEHEKKLFKSIIFPAFLLFALGSAFAYFLLIPLMLRIILLYATALGSAVEPTLGLRSFVSTVMTLLIATGLSFELPLIMGGLTGVGVVKSITWLKNWRWGVLVSFIIAWIISPGTTGGIIETVIGITLSTLYFIGALISKFMEKGRKKESQKTLERI